DNA from Terriglobus tenax:
GTCCACAGCAGCTTATAGCCGTACTGGGCACCGGCCTGCGAATAGGTCAGGATGCCGCCGGCGTCATTGTCCACGTTGGCCGTAATAAATCCCGGCCCAAGCACCGCAAGAAACATCAACAATCTTGCGCGCAGACTGAACTTCTTCATCCCGCAGCCTCCGCCTTCACCTTCGGGATGATCGACTCCAACCGTTCCAGAATCTTTTTGACCTGCCCATCGTTATGGTACTCGCCAGCAACAGCCCGACGATGACCGGCGGCGGCAATACGGGCGCGTCCCTCTTCATCCGGCAGCCAGCGACGGATCTTTGCCAGCAGTTCATCAAACCCTTCAAAGAAGACCGCCTCTTCGTCCTCGACAAACCGCTCCAGGTGTCCCATTGAACGCTCTGCCAGAAGGAAGCCGCCACATCCGGCGATCTCAAAACTCTTGTGGACGAACTCATCCTGGTTGGAGTGCGTCAGAAAGCTCAGGTTGATCTTCGACCGCCAGATGGCCTTACGGTAGTCCTCGCTGTAAAGCTCGCCTTCCCGATACAGCGACTCCATGGCCTGCGGATCGAGCGCACGCTTCCAGTGGCCAGGTGTTCCGGAGATCGTTACCGGCACCTCGAACTCGCGCGCAAGCCGCGTAAGAATCTGCGCACGCTGGTCATAGGGGGTACCAATGAATGACACCTCGCGGTCGCGATCCTTGTCGCCCCAGCCCTCCGGCGGAGGAAAATGCAACGACTGTTCATAGGCCGTCTGGATCTTCAGCGCGTCCCGTGCGCCTGCCTGTTTGTAGGCAGTCACATTCGCGTCCCGCTGCGTCACGTGCAGGTCGTACTCCGGAATGTCTTTCCGGTACAGCCTCCAGCCCGGATCGCGCCGTGGGCCGAAGAAGTTATCGATCATGTAGCTGACCGTGACAATCCCCATCCTGCGCAGGGCGCGCAGCGTCGAGGGCCACAACCAC
Protein-coding regions in this window:
- a CDS encoding CgeB family protein produces the protein MKILYVAQISKNDSTQHRQWALERAGHTLFPINLYDYGMKQPFLRKVEYRLSLGPEVIRLNREVLKQAKAHRPEVMWADKAVWLWPSTLRALRRMGIVTVSYMIDNFFGPRRDPGWRLYRKDIPEYDLHVTQRDANVTAYKQAGARDALKIQTAYEQSLHFPPPEGWGDKDRDREVSFIGTPYDQRAQILTRLAREFEVPVTISGTPGHWKRALDPQAMESLYREGELYSEDYRKAIWRSKINLSFLTHSNQDEFVHKSFEIAGCGGFLLAERSMGHLERFVEDEEAVFFEGFDELLAKIRRWLPDEEGRARIAAAGHRRAVAGEYHNDGQVKKILERLESIIPKVKAEAAG